tactTATTTTCCCCTAATTTTTTAGAtgttatcaaaatatataataaacatttcaaacaTAAAAGTTTCTTTATAATAAgtttcttaataataataaatccaAAACAACTGAGTATAGCATTTGAGCATTGTAGTAAGCTTTTCGTTCAATTTAATATCTTATTTGGTCATATAAAGCGATTACACGTCTTCCGCTTAGACCGACACGCTAACGCATATagaaatattgtaattatCACAGTCAAAGTTCAGGGCGAAGGTTAAAGTGCAAGCAATATTAATTAAGCTTTAATTGTCGCCAGCAATAAGGGAAAAAGATTGAGAAAGAAAATTCATTAGCAAACACATCTATTGAACAGTGAAGTTTGAATACTCTGCAATCACTTAAGTAAacactttttaatttcttcAAATTGAAGATATTAATATCTAGAAGTACAAAAATACGCAAATACATTCAATTGTAACTTTCGATTATGGCTTCGACGATCTGTTAGAGCATTAAATCTTCGGCATCGATTAGAGATAATCATCATActttatagtttttaattacaaGCAACTGAAATCacggcagcaacaaatgcGCAACATACTCGCCCTAACTGCAGGACATAAGAAATGCCGCAATGTGCCGATAGCATGCAACACCAATGGAAAAAGCAAAGGGGAGGAAAAAAACTAGTAGCCGTTGGTCAGGTGAAAAATGCACTTTGAgctttgcatttgcaatgcaaaacaGAGATCAAGCAACGGGCTTTGCCTACACCTTAAACgccacaaataaaaaactaatgCTTTTCACATTGAACGACGACGCGTCGCTGGAAAAGTCGTCGCCACACGCAAGCGGACGCAGTCGCAGGTCATTTTCGCTTCGCTTTTCATTGCATGCAAAATTGTGTAACTTTATAGCTGGCCAATTAATTGAGGCAGTTTGCAGAAAATTGATTGTGTGTGTCCAACTAGCGTTATAACTAATGCTTCCTAAATATTCTTTTGGGTATTTTCAAGTCGGCTAGTTGCTTAAGCCAATTTTACAACTGTTTTTTGTGCTACTAAATGGTGGGCGCGAATATGATAAGCTATTATGTGTTTTTTCTAATAGAAGGTGCTTTGTTAAAATTGTTGACAAATAAAGTTGTCAAGGCAATTTATGATAATTGTATTGCTGCAAGCttgatttaataaattcgCTATAaagtttaaatgaaaatgtattcttcaatgaaataaaaggaaatgttgcaaatttgactattaaatgaaatacaaaaagaaaacaagaaagctTTAAATAtcttgcaaaaaaaatgattgaaataaagatttatacattgactttaaatttatattcatataacCATATgttattttgcaaaataaattcaatgtAAACAttcatgtttattttatgtaatataaaattgcaaaagaaaacatattaaaGGATTTctgatttatatatatacatatatatatatatttgattttatttagctgttacaataaaatgaaaacgtattttaactatttctgaatgttgtaaataaagttgcatatttttataataactaaatagtttaaattataataatttttttaattttcagtaatcaaataaaaagatttGTATAAATTTGAATCCACTTCTAAACGAATCAATCGCAATAATAGACAACGAACTAATTATacgatatattttaagatattGGAACTGCACACAGGGTGTTTCATTCATTATGCTGCGGAACCAAATATCGCACACAGCGTGATCAGCATACTTGCCGCGATAAGCGAACAGATGAGATACGCATGTTGCCATCCCGTCAAACcggcaacaataataaaaataaatgcgtgcagaatgtaaacaaaacaattaatggCAACTGGGTGGCAACGCTGCAATGGAAACTGCGTTGTTTACGTTTGCACCGAGAGCAGAACAAAGCATTGAATGtgcaattttcaatgaaaatcaaaagtaaaatcaaataaatgtattcaatTTGAGGCAACGTTGCGGCAAGGACAAACGCGCAGAGCGAGGAAACGATATAAAAGTTATTTGGCCGGCAGCAAAAAGTCTCAGTTTTACATGAGCAGCGCAGGGCAACGCAACGTGccaggacgacgacgacaacgagcTGCAACAGTCAACGAAGCAGTAGAAGCAGAAGTTGGCACAAAAAGGCGAAGTCGACACGGACATTGTTGGCGTGACTGCGGCGCATTAAATCAACGTGTGAAACACAAAGCGGAAGTGCAACGCCGCCGTCGCCACTTGCCACGTCCCTGACCCTCGTCTCGAGTCTCCTGTGCAACTGGTGGTCGCTATGGATGTCGTCGATGTCTACGCCTGGGTAAGAATCTAACGTTTGAAAGGGAACTTTCATTACAAGAGAACCgaaattatgtttaaaattcAGAACTTAGAACATATAAAGCGCGATCAATCAGCAGAGATTATTTAAGCTTAATTAACTTTGTCTTTTAACTCCTAAGCAAACGTATCCAAATTTCATgcaaatttctaaaatttgtcaTCCCCTCAAATcaagaaatgaatgaaaaaatgaTTAGCTAAAAGTTTCTATATAGAGATTATATGATGTCTTATCTAACTTCGTCTTACAACTCTAAACCAACGTCTACAAATTTTATGATAATTCTTAAAAGTGTTGAGAAAGATATACAATTGGAgcagaaatataaaatgtttgtgCCTCAATATGAGGAGATCAAAAttgtcaaattaaaaatagtatatcCCTTAAATTTCCAAGCACTCTTCTAGCAATATAGTATAATTAGAATAAAGAGtataatagaatatttttatttttaatctgcCCGTTAAGATGTGGAATCTTgcttaaaagaaataaaatattaaatatttcatagttTGAGCTTTTAAGCCAGGCATATCGATTCGATTAAAAGAAAtacgaaattattatttaaaaaggttagataaaattaaaattaacactatcactattaaaaacaataaatattattagatAATTTATACGCGCACTGTTTAATCAACTATTATAACATAGATATTTGATTACTTTTTTAAGTAATCTTTTGGATACATTTATTGTTAACtatcaaaaagaaataaacacaTAGCTGTTCGATTTTTAGTGAGTGCCTAggaaaaacttaaattttctATAGTTAGTTAACGTTTTAAGCTGGAAAGCATATGACAGTCGtgtatagtaaaatatattttaaagaagagataaaattgttttcaggaaatttaaatatataatataaaaaaattgtgttctAAAGAAAAAGATTTGTTAAGAGCAAGAGTAAATCAGCACAATCGGATTATAATCGGACTTAGtagattataaatatatgtatattagtATACCATTTTTAGGCAGTCCCGTGAATCGATCAAAAGAATATGCGATATTATATCTTAAATCTATTCCTTAAAGGGTTGCAAATTAATGGCTGTTAAACTTTGTAACCATTTTAAGCTGGAAAGCATATGACAGTCGTGCATAGTGAAAGGTATTAAAAGGGTATTCcacaatcgagcacactcgattgcgACTTTTTAAATGGTTTTCGGTGAAAATGTcgtttgcattgcaaattaatGAGCAATTTCCTTTGACctgcgtctgcgtctgcgCCTGCACAGGGCGCCAATTCTCATGGCCAGCTTGGCCTTGGCTACGAATCGGAGCTGTGCATGTCACCGCAACGCCTGACCAAATATTCGTTTGCGCCGCATTTGGTGCGCTGCATTCGCGGTGGCGGAGGTCATGTGCTCATCCTGGACAGCAACGGTCGGTTGCATGCCTGCGGCTGGAATAATCGCGGCCAATTGGGTCTCAACTCGACGGAGGAGTGTCACAATGAGTTCAGCATGGTGCCCACAGAATACTTTGAGGTAAATCTGAACCACAACAATACAAACAGTTCcattaatattcttttttgttgacCAGGAAGTGCCCATCGAGAGCATTAGCTGCGGCTGGGATATATCGGGTGCCATAACAGTGACGAAGCGTCTGTTCGTCTGGGGCTCGAATGCCTTTCAGCAGCTGGGCATTTGTCAGCGTGGCTTCATGGCCGTCCGTCGTCCGATGCCAGTCCGTCTGCCACGCGATGAGGCAGCGCAGCGCATCAGCTTCGGGTTGCGGCATTGTGCGGTGCTAACACATGatcataaaatttatatattcggACGATTGCGCATCATGGATCCGCCACCAATTGAATTGGATATTACGGCCACATCGTTGCATCGCGCCAATGTCATGAAGATCCAGGCGCACAATCCCAACGAGCTGCGGATTGTCTCGCTGGTCAGCGGACAGAATCATATGCTGCTCAAGTGCATCGATCTGGAGGCGGGCAGCCGGCGACGCATCATCGCCTTGGGCGACAATAAATTCTGCCAGTCGAATGCCTTTCAGTTCGACGAGGATGTCCATCAACTGGCCGTCGGTTGGACCCACAATGCCGTCGTCCTTAAGTCGCACAGCATCCTGCTGTGGGGTCGTAATTGCTATGGCCAACTTGGCACCGGTGGCTTCAGCGAACAGCAGGCGACACCAACGCCACTTCGGCTGCAACTGGAGCAGGGTCAGAGTCCGGCACGTCTCCACATGGGTGCCGAGCACGGTCTGTTGCGGACCACAACCGGCGACATTTATACCTGGGGCTGGAACGAGCACGGCAATTGTGGCAACAATGCCACAGAGAATTTGTAAGCTGATTACTATACAAAGTTGCAACTAGCTTAGCGAAGGATTTGGAATTGAAGtgcaattccaattccaagtTAAGAATCAATTTAAAAGACATTTTGGTGGACAACTTAACTTCATActtgaaatacaaattcatttgcaaAAGTGTCCAATACAAAGTTAAGAATCaacttgaaattaaaaatcaatttgttgtCAACTTGAACTTCACTTAATACTTAAATTCTAAAATCATTTGCAAAAGATTCCAGCTCAAAGCTGGGAATGaacttgaaattaaaaagcaatttatCATTATCTTGAACTTAAACTGAATACTTGAATTCTAAGATCAATTAGTAGTTAAAACTGAAAACCAATTTGTTGCAACAATTGTAACGCACTTTTAACTTCAAAAATCTTTGATTGTAAACTATTTAAAGAATTGTATATTGGGCTAAAGTTAACAAGTTTTATAAAATCGTTACATTTAAGTTTCAGTTTTAACTACGCTTGAAGCATTTGAATATCAATGAATTCTAAATTAATCATTTgactataattaaataatcaacgtaatcaatttaaatttccattatACAAAATCTAAACTTCACATGCATTGCTTTCAAGGgacaaaacatttcaatttcaaatgatgactattaagattatttataaCCAATTTAGAGTAGAATAGGATAAGAGTAACATAACTTTGTTCACTAATCATCATTAACAATCACGAAAACTATTTGCAGATCGCAACCAACTCTATTAAAGCTGCCGGGATTTGCAAAATTAGCTGGCACTGGAGCTGGATTTTGTTATGCCATTGTTGAAACTGTCGAAGAGGCTGTGGGACCAACAACTTCATTATAAG
This DNA window, taken from Drosophila nasuta strain 15112-1781.00 chromosome 2L, ASM2355853v1, whole genome shotgun sequence, encodes the following:
- the LOC132798566 gene encoding uncharacterized protein LOC132798566 → MDVVDVYAWGANSHGQLGLGYESELCMSPQRLTKYSFAPHLVRCIRGGGGHVLILDSNGRLHACGWNNRGQLGLNSTEECHNEFSMVPTEYFEEVPIESISCGWDISGAITVTKRLFVWGSNAFQQLGICQRGFMAVRRPMPVRLPRDEAAQRISFGLRHCAVLTHDHKIYIFGRLRIMDPPPIELDITATSLHRANVMKIQAHNPNELRIVSLVSGQNHMLLKCIDLEAGSRRRIIALGDNKFCQSNAFQFDEDVHQLAVGWTHNAVVLKSHSILLWGRNCYGQLGTGGFSEQQATPTPLRLQLEQGQSPARLHMGAEHGLLRTTTGDIYTWGWNEHGNCGNNATENLSQPTLLKLPGFAKLAGTGAGFCYAIVETVEEAVGPTTSL